In one window of Fictibacillus phosphorivorans DNA:
- the ylqF gene encoding ribosome biogenesis GTPase YlqF, which translates to MTIQWFPGHMAKARREITEKLKMIDVVFELVDARIPLASRNPMIDEILGQKPRIVLLNKADLADPKVTSMWESYFSEKGIPSLAINSQDGKGIKKIEPLAHELVKEKFDKMRAKGIVKPRAVRALIVGIPNVGKSTIINRMAGKNIAVTGDKPGVTKKQQWIKAGKTLELLDTPGILWPKFEDQSIGLKLAVTGAIKETLFDFTEVVLYAIKYLKEHYEERLVERYKLSEIPDDSLPLFEEIGKKRGCMMSGGEVDLEKTAEIVLRDIRAEKLGRLSYERPTDFEIK; encoded by the coding sequence ATGACCATTCAATGGTTTCCTGGACATATGGCCAAAGCGCGCCGGGAGATAACTGAAAAACTCAAGATGATCGATGTCGTATTTGAGTTAGTAGATGCTAGAATTCCACTAGCCTCAAGAAATCCTATGATCGATGAAATTCTGGGTCAGAAACCTCGTATTGTGCTTTTGAACAAAGCTGATCTGGCTGATCCAAAAGTAACATCGATGTGGGAAAGTTATTTTTCTGAAAAAGGAATCCCTTCACTTGCTATAAACTCGCAAGATGGTAAAGGGATTAAAAAAATAGAACCGCTTGCTCATGAGCTAGTAAAAGAAAAGTTCGATAAGATGAGAGCAAAGGGAATCGTCAAACCACGTGCCGTTCGAGCTCTGATCGTTGGTATACCTAACGTTGGTAAGTCTACGATCATCAACCGTATGGCGGGTAAAAATATTGCTGTTACTGGGGATAAGCCTGGTGTAACGAAAAAGCAGCAATGGATTAAAGCAGGTAAGACATTAGAATTATTAGATACTCCAGGGATTCTGTGGCCAAAATTTGAAGACCAGTCAATTGGTTTAAAATTGGCAGTTACAGGAGCGATTAAAGAAACACTCTTTGATTTTACTGAAGTCGTCCTATATGCGATCAAATATTTAAAAGAGCACTACGAAGAGCGTCTAGTTGAACGATACAAGCTGTCTGAGATTCCAGATGATTCATTGCCCCTTTTCGAAGAAATCGGAAAGAAACGTGGGTGTATGATGAGTGGCGGAGAAGTAGATCTTGAAAAGACTGCTGAGATTGTGTTACGAGACATTCGAGCAGAAAAGCTTGGACGCTTGTCATATGAGCGCCCAACTGACTTTGAAATTAAATAG
- the topA gene encoding type I DNA topoisomerase, which translates to MEKYLVIVESPAKAKTIKKYLGSKYDVKASMGHVRDLPRSQTGVDVDANYEPKYITIRGKGPILKDLKTAAKKAKRIFLAADPDREGEAIAWHLAHSLDMDLDSDCRVVFNEITKNAIKDSFKRPRKINMDLVDAQQARRVLDRLVGYKVSPLLWKKIKKGLSAGRVQTVAVRLIVEREKEIEAFQPEEYWKIKGIFSASGEDFEAQFYGVGGKKKELSNEEEVKEILSTIKGKQFKIDSVQKKERRRNPSPPFITSSLQQEAARKLNFRAKKTMMLAQQLYEGIDLGKEGTVGLITYMRTDSTRISDTAKTEAAEFIEKEYGEQFVNRSRVEKKSGKNAQDAHEAIRPTSVMYHPRDLKNYLSRDQLRLYKLIFERFLASQMASAVLDTMTVDLENNGINFRATGSKVKFPGFMKVYVEGNDDGKKEEDRILPDVQEGMKVEKKDLEPTQHFTQPPPRYTEARLVRTMEELGIGRPSTYAPTLDTIQKRGYVALDEKKFVPTELGELVLEMTLEFFPEVFNVEFTAKMESDLDEVEDGKENWIRIIDDFYKGFEKKLKIAEEEMQKVEIKDEPAGEDCEKCGHEMVYKMGRFGKFMACSNFPDCRNTKPIVKDIGVTCPTCHEGTIVERKSKKKRLFYGCNRYPDCEFVSWDKPIARTCPKCNSMLVEKKTKKGKVVQCVSCDYAEEEAK; encoded by the coding sequence ATGGAAAAATATTTAGTCATTGTTGAGTCTCCCGCAAAAGCAAAGACAATAAAAAAGTATCTAGGGAGTAAATATGACGTTAAAGCATCTATGGGACATGTTCGTGATCTTCCCAGAAGCCAGACTGGGGTCGATGTAGATGCAAACTATGAACCGAAATACATTACGATCCGAGGAAAAGGTCCAATATTAAAAGACTTAAAAACTGCAGCGAAAAAAGCAAAACGCATTTTTCTCGCAGCTGACCCGGATCGCGAAGGTGAAGCAATTGCTTGGCATCTTGCTCACAGTTTAGACATGGATTTAGATTCTGATTGTAGAGTTGTGTTCAATGAGATAACAAAAAATGCGATAAAAGATTCATTCAAACGACCAAGAAAGATCAATATGGACTTAGTCGATGCACAGCAAGCAAGAAGGGTGCTTGACAGACTAGTAGGATATAAAGTCAGTCCGTTATTATGGAAGAAGATCAAAAAGGGATTGAGCGCTGGCCGTGTACAAACGGTTGCGGTCAGATTGATCGTCGAACGTGAAAAAGAAATAGAAGCTTTCCAGCCAGAAGAGTATTGGAAGATCAAAGGAATCTTTAGTGCGTCTGGAGAGGATTTTGAAGCTCAGTTCTATGGCGTCGGCGGCAAGAAAAAAGAACTGTCGAATGAAGAAGAAGTTAAAGAGATCTTAAGCACGATAAAGGGGAAACAATTTAAGATCGATTCTGTTCAGAAAAAAGAAAGACGCAGAAATCCATCGCCACCTTTCATCACTTCTTCACTTCAACAAGAAGCGGCTAGAAAACTAAATTTCCGAGCTAAAAAGACGATGATGCTTGCACAGCAATTATATGAAGGAATTGATCTAGGAAAAGAGGGTACGGTCGGTCTGATCACCTATATGCGTACAGATTCGACACGTATTTCAGATACAGCTAAGACGGAAGCTGCTGAATTCATCGAAAAAGAATATGGAGAGCAGTTCGTCAACAGATCAAGAGTGGAGAAAAAATCCGGAAAGAACGCTCAGGATGCCCATGAAGCGATCCGTCCCACTTCTGTCATGTATCATCCACGTGATCTAAAGAATTATCTTTCAAGAGATCAACTCAGATTATATAAGCTGATCTTCGAGCGATTCTTAGCGAGCCAAATGGCATCAGCCGTTCTTGATACGATGACAGTGGATCTAGAGAACAATGGGATCAATTTCCGTGCGACTGGATCTAAGGTTAAGTTTCCTGGATTCATGAAAGTCTATGTTGAAGGCAATGATGATGGGAAAAAAGAAGAAGATCGTATTCTTCCTGATGTGCAAGAAGGCATGAAAGTAGAAAAGAAAGATCTTGAACCAACACAGCATTTTACACAGCCACCTCCACGTTATACGGAAGCAAGACTTGTTCGTACGATGGAAGAACTGGGTATAGGCAGACCATCAACATACGCACCAACCCTTGATACGATTCAAAAACGTGGGTATGTAGCTCTAGATGAAAAGAAATTTGTTCCAACCGAACTTGGGGAGCTTGTGTTAGAGATGACACTAGAATTTTTCCCAGAAGTTTTCAACGTTGAATTTACTGCTAAGATGGAAAGTGATCTTGACGAAGTAGAAGACGGAAAAGAGAACTGGATCAGAATCATTGATGACTTCTACAAAGGTTTTGAAAAGAAACTGAAGATTGCAGAAGAAGAAATGCAAAAAGTAGAGATCAAAGATGAGCCAGCCGGTGAAGATTGTGAGAAATGCGGACACGAGATGGTCTATAAGATGGGGCGTTTTGGAAAGTTTATGGCTTGTTCAAACTTCCCAGATTGCAGAAACACGAAACCGATCGTGAAAGATATCGGTGTTACATGTCCAACTTGTCATGAAGGAACAATCGTAGAACGAAAGAGTAAGAAAAAAAGACTTTTCTATGGATGTAACCGTTATCCAGATTGTGAATTTGTTTCTTGGGATAAACCTATTGCCAGAACGTGTCCGAAGTGTAATAGTATGTTAGTAGAAAAGAAAACGAAAAAAGGCAAAGTCGTGCAGTGTGTATCTTGCGATTATGCTGAAGAGGAAGCAAAGTAA
- the rplS gene encoding 50S ribosomal protein L19: protein MQQLIADLAKDQLKDLPKFRSGDTVRVHVKVIEGTRERIQLFEGVVIKKRGSGISETFTVRKISYGVGVERAFPLHSPKIANLEVVRRGKVRRAKLYYLRALRGKAARIKEIR from the coding sequence ATGCAACAGCTTATTGCAGATCTAGCGAAAGATCAATTAAAAGATTTACCAAAATTCCGTTCAGGTGACACTGTTCGTGTACACGTGAAAGTAATCGAGGGTACTCGTGAGCGTATCCAGCTTTTTGAAGGTGTAGTTATCAAGAAGCGTGGATCAGGAATTTCTGAAACGTTTACTGTTCGTAAAATTTCTTATGGTGTTGGAGTGGAGCGTGCGTTCCCATTACATTCACCGAAGATCGCGAACCTTGAAGTAGTTCGTCGTGGTAAAGTTCGTCGTGCGAAGCTATACTACCTACGTGCACTTCGCGGTAAAGCAGCTCGTATTAAAGAAATTCGCTAA
- a CDS encoding KH domain-containing protein — MTELIESIVKALVDHPDEVSVKEVQEGHRLVYQLTVNQTDMGKVIGKQGRVAKAIRTVVNAAGTNQNKRISIEIV, encoded by the coding sequence ATGACAGAGTTGATCGAATCAATTGTGAAAGCTCTAGTTGATCACCCAGATGAAGTTAGCGTCAAAGAGGTTCAAGAAGGACACCGACTTGTTTATCAACTAACTGTTAACCAGACAGATATGGGAAAAGTTATCGGTAAACAAGGAAGAGTGGCTAAAGCGATTCGTACGGTTGTGAATGCAGCTGGTACGAATCAGAATAAAAGGATTTCAATCGAAATCGTCTAA
- the rpsP gene encoding 30S ribosomal protein S16 has protein sequence MAVKIRLKRMGAKKAPFYRVVVADSRSPRDGRFIEEIGTYNPVANPAEVKINEEKALEWMTNGAKPSDTVRNLFSKAGLMEKFHNAKNQK, from the coding sequence ATGGCAGTAAAAATTCGTTTAAAGCGTATGGGTGCTAAGAAAGCTCCTTTTTATCGTGTAGTAGTAGCAGATTCTCGTTCTCCTCGTGATGGACGTTTCATCGAAGAGATCGGAACTTATAACCCAGTTGCTAACCCAGCTGAAGTTAAAATCAACGAAGAAAAAGCTCTTGAGTGGATGACTAACGGTGCGAAACCATCTGACACAGTTCGTAACCTATTCTCAAAAGCTGGTCTTATGGAGAAATTCCATAACGCGAAAAACCAAAAATAA
- the dprA gene encoding DNA-processing protein DprA, with translation MDKERLIFLHHCEGLTWNQLKSIVAADPELESVFSMDICRLRMSFRLSEQTAKRLYQHMKQYNSTYIMKNLMRHSISAVTIFDKDYPPLLKSIYDPPWVLYGKGDWTVLNRDKMISVVGTRNPSKQGKQALQKVLEPLIDDNWIVISGLAKGIDTFAHELSVQKNALTAAVLGSGLLQIYPRENRELAKKISEQGIVISEFSPQATPKRWHFPLRNRIISGLSRATLVAEARTKSGSLITADQALEQGRDVFAIPGSILEECANGTNFLIQNGAKLVMSAEDIQNESF, from the coding sequence TTGGATAAAGAACGCTTAATCTTTCTTCATCATTGCGAAGGACTCACATGGAATCAATTAAAATCAATAGTCGCCGCTGACCCTGAACTAGAATCTGTTTTTTCTATGGATATCTGCAGGTTAAGAATGTCGTTTAGACTGAGTGAACAAACGGCAAAGCGTCTCTATCAACACATGAAACAATATAATAGTACATACATAATGAAGAATCTTATGAGACATTCTATTTCAGCTGTAACAATTTTTGATAAAGATTACCCTCCGCTTTTAAAAAGTATTTATGACCCCCCATGGGTTCTTTACGGAAAAGGCGATTGGACTGTTCTAAATCGGGATAAAATGATTAGTGTGGTCGGTACTCGTAATCCTAGTAAACAAGGAAAACAAGCTTTGCAGAAAGTGCTTGAGCCATTAATTGATGATAACTGGATCGTGATCAGCGGATTAGCTAAAGGGATCGATACGTTTGCTCATGAGTTAAGTGTTCAGAAAAACGCTCTGACTGCAGCTGTTTTAGGCTCAGGCTTATTACAGATCTATCCGAGAGAAAACAGAGAACTAGCCAAAAAAATTAGTGAACAAGGCATTGTTATATCTGAATTTTCCCCTCAGGCTACACCAAAACGCTGGCATTTTCCGCTTCGTAACCGTATAATTAGCGGTCTTAGCCGTGCAACGCTTGTTGCTGAAGCACGAACAAAGAGTGGTTCTTTAATTACAGCTGATCAAGCACTCGAGCAAGGAAGAGATGTATTTGCGATACCAGGATCCATTTTAGAAGAGTGTGCGAACGGGACCAATTTTTTGATCCAAAATGGAGCAAAATTAGTCATGAGTGCAGAAGATATTCAAAATGAAAGTTTCTAA
- a CDS encoding ribonuclease HII — protein MKLSIKEWEQKLKACEDTELVSLLNILSEDERVGAKKLFQTFSKRLEREEAERTRLKLMHTYEEQCQAQGKALIAGVDEVGRGPLAGPVVAAAVILPLGYMLSGVNDSKKLSEKKRDALYEIILRDAISYSVHLVQPDQIDAINIYQASKLAMTEAVCSLNVTPDQLLIDAMEVPLAIDQLKIIKGDEKSISIAAASIVAKVTRDRYMQELHEKYPQYGLNSNMGYGTKEHLHALQKFGPTDIHRRSFSPVGELIKLTGSD, from the coding sequence ATGAAACTGTCGATAAAAGAATGGGAACAAAAATTAAAAGCTTGTGAAGATACTGAGTTAGTATCTCTACTGAACATCCTCTCTGAAGATGAAAGAGTAGGTGCAAAAAAATTATTCCAAACCTTCTCTAAACGCTTAGAGCGAGAGGAAGCTGAGCGAACAAGACTGAAATTAATGCATACTTACGAAGAGCAATGTCAAGCACAGGGTAAAGCTTTGATCGCGGGTGTAGATGAAGTCGGACGTGGACCGTTAGCTGGTCCGGTCGTGGCTGCTGCGGTTATTCTACCTCTAGGGTATATGTTGTCTGGGGTTAATGATTCTAAAAAATTGTCTGAGAAAAAAAGAGATGCCCTTTATGAGATCATTTTGAGGGATGCGATTTCTTACAGTGTCCATTTAGTGCAACCAGATCAGATCGACGCGATCAACATATATCAAGCATCTAAGTTAGCGATGACAGAAGCAGTGTGCTCGCTTAATGTTACTCCTGATCAGCTTTTAATAGATGCTATGGAAGTTCCTTTAGCGATTGATCAATTAAAAATAATAAAAGGTGATGAGAAGAGTATTTCTATCGCAGCTGCATCGATCGTTGCAAAGGTTACAAGAGATCGATATATGCAGGAGCTACATGAGAAATATCCTCAATATGGACTGAATTCAAATATGGGCTATGGAACGAAGGAACATTTACACGCACTTCAGAAGTTCGGCCCAACAGACATTCATCGTCGATCATTTAGTCCAGTAGGAGAACTTATTAAACTTACAGGAAGTGATTAA
- the rimM gene encoding ribosome maturation factor RimM (Essential for efficient processing of 16S rRNA) has translation MENEWLNVGKIVNTHGIRGEVRVISRTDFPEERYKIGNTLYVDMGSEHIPVKIETHRKHKQFDLLTFENLPNINDVERFKGNLLRVPKEQSVPLDEGEFFYHDIIGCSVFTVEGEELGKVKEILSPGANDVWVVKRKGFGSDILIPYIPSVVKSVDVKEAKIVIEPLEGLF, from the coding sequence ATGGAAAATGAATGGCTGAACGTAGGTAAGATTGTGAATACACACGGAATTAGAGGAGAAGTCAGAGTGATCTCAAGAACTGACTTTCCTGAGGAACGCTACAAGATTGGAAACACTTTATATGTAGATATGGGATCAGAACATATACCTGTAAAGATTGAAACGCATAGAAAGCATAAGCAATTTGATCTATTAACTTTTGAAAACCTACCTAACATCAATGATGTTGAACGGTTTAAAGGAAATCTTCTCAGAGTGCCAAAGGAACAGTCAGTTCCGTTGGATGAAGGAGAGTTTTTCTATCATGATATTATTGGTTGCTCGGTTTTCACAGTTGAAGGTGAAGAACTAGGAAAAGTAAAAGAAATATTGTCTCCTGGAGCAAACGATGTTTGGGTAGTGAAGAGAAAAGGATTTGGTTCCGATATTCTTATCCCTTACATTCCTTCCGTTGTGAAATCAGTGGATGTGAAAGAAGCAAAGATTGTTATTGAACCATTAGAAGGATTATTCTGA
- a CDS encoding EscU/YscU/HrcU family type III secretion system export apparatus switch protein, translated as MSDRKKEAVALKYNPLESTSPVVIAKGKGETAERILRSAEDHNIPIQEDPSLVHLLSKLEIEESIPEELYEVVAELFAFIYRLDKEAGKTT; from the coding sequence ATGAGTGATCGTAAAAAAGAAGCTGTAGCATTAAAGTACAATCCCCTCGAATCGACCTCGCCGGTTGTGATTGCAAAGGGGAAAGGGGAAACAGCAGAACGTATACTAAGATCGGCAGAAGATCATAACATTCCGATTCAGGAAGATCCCTCTTTAGTCCATTTATTATCGAAGTTAGAGATCGAGGAAAGTATTCCGGAAGAATTGTATGAAGTGGTGGCTGAACTGTTCGCTTTTATATATCGCCTGGATAAAGAAGCAGGAAAAACTACATAA
- a CDS encoding small, acid-soluble spore protein, alpha/beta type: protein MPKNKLVVQQSEQLVNQFKEEMAEEFGMYRSAAESEAITPKIIKKQKNEKNK from the coding sequence ATGCCTAAAAATAAATTAGTTGTACAACAATCCGAGCAACTAGTGAACCAGTTTAAAGAAGAGATGGCTGAAGAGTTTGGGATGTACCGTTCAGCTGCTGAATCTGAAGCGATAACACCTAAAATCATCAAAAAACAGAAAAACGAAAAAAACAAATGA
- the trmD gene encoding tRNA (guanosine(37)-N1)-methyltransferase TrmD — protein MKIDVLSLFPEMFSGVFGQSILKKAQEKDALELRVIDFREFSTNKHRNVDDYPYGGGAGMVLTPQPLFDAVEHLTKEAPVKPRIILLCPQGETFTQSKAEELAEEEHLIFLCGHYEGYDERVREHLVTDEISIGDYVLTGGELGAMVVIDAVGRLLPNVLGKEASHQEDSFSTGLLEHPQYTRPADFRGMKVPDVLMSGNHKNIEIWRKKESLKRTYERRPDLLEKITLTKEEEIWLNEIKDHKTT, from the coding sequence ATGAAAATAGATGTCTTAAGCCTTTTTCCAGAAATGTTTTCAGGCGTTTTTGGTCAATCGATTCTAAAAAAGGCGCAGGAAAAAGACGCTCTTGAACTTCGAGTGATCGATTTTCGCGAATTCTCAACCAACAAACATCGGAATGTAGATGATTACCCATACGGAGGAGGAGCAGGCATGGTCCTCACTCCGCAACCTTTGTTTGATGCCGTTGAACATTTAACGAAAGAGGCGCCTGTAAAGCCGAGGATCATCCTCCTATGTCCGCAAGGAGAAACGTTTACTCAAAGCAAGGCTGAAGAGTTGGCTGAAGAAGAACATCTTATTTTCTTGTGCGGTCATTATGAGGGTTATGATGAACGCGTTAGGGAACACCTTGTGACAGATGAGATTTCAATCGGTGACTATGTGCTGACGGGTGGGGAGCTGGGTGCTATGGTCGTTATAGACGCTGTGGGTAGACTTCTTCCTAATGTTCTTGGTAAAGAAGCATCTCACCAAGAGGACTCTTTTAGCACAGGTTTGTTAGAACATCCCCAGTATACGAGACCTGCTGATTTTCGAGGTATGAAAGTGCCTGATGTTCTTATGTCAGGCAACCATAAGAATATTGAGATATGGCGTAAAAAAGAGTCTTTAAAAAGAACGTATGAACGTCGACCTGATCTATTAGAAAAAATCACTTTAACAAAAGAAGAAGAAATTTGGCTAAATGAGATAAAAGATCATAAAACAACTTGA
- the lepB gene encoding signal peptidase I, with protein MARTKNETWEWIKALAAALLLAGIIRFFLFAPVVVDGQSMMPTLHNGDRLIVNKFSYVIGDPKRFDIVVFHATEEKDYIKRVIGLPGDTIEYKDDTLYVNGKQVKEEYLEAYKKQTKDGNFTYDFKLLEVTGKQKVPQGQLFVLGDNRRNSQDSRNIGTVDDDTILGKASFRFWPLKDIGFVK; from the coding sequence ATGGCACGTACAAAAAACGAAACGTGGGAATGGATTAAAGCATTAGCGGCAGCCTTATTATTAGCAGGAATCATCAGATTTTTTCTTTTCGCACCTGTAGTGGTCGATGGACAATCAATGATGCCAACTCTGCACAATGGAGATCGACTGATCGTTAACAAGTTTTCATATGTGATTGGCGATCCAAAAAGATTCGATATTGTAGTCTTCCATGCAACCGAAGAAAAAGATTACATAAAAAGAGTAATCGGTTTACCTGGAGATACGATCGAATATAAAGATGATACTTTATATGTAAATGGTAAGCAGGTAAAAGAAGAGTATTTAGAAGCGTATAAAAAGCAAACAAAAGACGGAAACTTCACTTATGATTTTAAGTTGCTTGAAGTAACGGGTAAGCAAAAGGTTCCTCAAGGTCAACTATTTGTATTAGGTGACAACCGAAGAAATTCTCAAGACAGCCGAAATATTGGAACTGTTGATGACGATACGATTTTGGGTAAAGCATCTTTCCGTTTCTGGCCGTTAAAGGATATTGGATTTGTAAAGTAG
- the sucD gene encoding succinate--CoA ligase subunit alpha, giving the protein MSIFINKDTKVIVQGITGSVGLFHTKQMLEYGTKIVGGVTPGKGGTEVEGLPVFNTVVDAVKETGANASVIYVPPAFAAEAIIEAVDAELDLAICITEGIPVLDMVKVKRYMEGKKTRLVGPNCPGVITPEECKIGIMPGYIHTKGHVGVVSRSGTLTYEAVHQLTERGIGQSTAVGIGGDPVNGTDFIDVLKAFNEDEDTYAVIMIGEIGGTAEEEAAEWVKANMKKPVVGFIGGQTAPPGKRMGHAGAIISGGKGTADEKIKTMKACGIKVAATPSVMGETLVEALKENDLYDRCVTNKAKA; this is encoded by the coding sequence ATGAGCATTTTTATTAATAAAGATACAAAAGTTATCGTTCAAGGTATTACAGGTTCTGTTGGTCTTTTCCATACAAAACAAATGCTTGAATATGGTACGAAAATTGTAGGCGGTGTTACACCAGGTAAAGGTGGAACAGAAGTTGAAGGTCTTCCTGTTTTTAACACCGTAGTGGATGCAGTTAAAGAAACTGGAGCGAACGCTTCTGTTATCTATGTTCCGCCAGCATTTGCTGCAGAAGCGATCATTGAAGCGGTTGACGCAGAACTTGATCTAGCAATCTGTATTACTGAAGGTATTCCAGTGTTGGATATGGTAAAAGTTAAGCGCTACATGGAAGGCAAGAAGACTCGTCTAGTTGGTCCGAACTGCCCGGGTGTAATCACTCCTGAAGAATGTAAGATCGGTATCATGCCAGGATACATTCATACAAAAGGTCATGTTGGGGTTGTGTCACGTTCTGGTACATTAACGTATGAAGCTGTTCACCAGCTGACAGAGCGTGGAATCGGTCAATCTACAGCAGTAGGTATCGGGGGAGACCCAGTCAACGGAACTGACTTTATCGACGTTTTAAAGGCATTTAACGAAGATGAGGACACATATGCAGTAATCATGATCGGTGAGATCGGTGGAACGGCTGAAGAAGAAGCTGCTGAATGGGTTAAAGCGAACATGAAGAAACCTGTAGTAGGATTCATCGGTGGACAAACTGCACCTCCAGGAAAACGAATGGGCCATGCTGGTGCGATCATCTCTGGTGGTAAAGGTACGGCAGATGAGAAGATCAAAACGATGAAAGCTTGTGGAATTAAAGTTGCAGCAACGCCTTCTGTTATGGGAGAAACTTTAGTTGAAGCTTTGAAAGAAAACGATCTATATGATCGCTGTGTAACAAATAAAGCAAAAGCGTAA
- the sucC gene encoding ADP-forming succinate--CoA ligase subunit beta, whose product MNIHEYQGKEILRKYGVAVPNGKVAFTVEEAVEAANELGSTVSVVKAQIHAGGRGKAGGVKVAKNIDEVRTYANEILGKVLVTHQTGPEGKEVKRLLIEEGCDIKKEYYIGLVLDRATSSVVMMGSEEGGTEIEEVAEKTPEKIFKEVIDPAIGLQAFQARRLAYNINIPTELVGKAVKFMMGLYTAFVEKDCSIAEINPLVVTGDGNVMALDAKMNFDSNALYRHKDILEYRDLEEEDAKEIEASKYDLSYISLDGNIGCMVNGAGLAMATMDIIKHYGGDPANFLDVGGGATTEKVTEAFKIILSDQNVKGIFVNIFGGIMKCDIIANGVVEATKQVGLELPLVVRLEGTNVDLGKKILKESGLNITAADSMADGAEKIVALVK is encoded by the coding sequence ATGAATATCCACGAATACCAAGGTAAAGAGATACTTAGAAAATATGGTGTGGCTGTTCCAAACGGGAAAGTAGCATTTACCGTTGAAGAAGCAGTAGAAGCTGCTAATGAGCTGGGGAGCACTGTATCTGTTGTTAAAGCACAGATCCACGCAGGTGGCCGCGGTAAAGCAGGTGGCGTAAAAGTCGCTAAAAATATCGATGAAGTGCGTACATACGCAAATGAAATCTTAGGAAAAGTTCTTGTAACTCATCAAACAGGTCCAGAAGGTAAAGAAGTTAAGCGCTTACTTATCGAAGAGGGCTGTGATATTAAGAAAGAATACTATATCGGTCTTGTATTAGATCGTGCAACATCTAGTGTTGTTATGATGGGATCTGAAGAAGGCGGAACTGAAATTGAAGAAGTGGCTGAAAAGACACCTGAAAAAATCTTCAAAGAAGTAATCGATCCAGCGATCGGCCTTCAAGCATTCCAAGCAAGAAGACTTGCTTATAACATCAACATCCCTACTGAATTAGTAGGAAAAGCAGTTAAATTCATGATGGGTCTATATACGGCTTTTGTTGAAAAAGACTGTTCAATCGCTGAAATCAATCCATTAGTTGTAACAGGTGACGGAAATGTTATGGCACTTGATGCAAAGATGAACTTTGATTCTAATGCTTTATACCGTCACAAAGACATCTTAGAGTACAGAGATCTTGAAGAAGAAGATGCAAAAGAAATCGAAGCTTCTAAATATGATCTTAGCTACATTTCTCTAGATGGAAATATTGGCTGTATGGTCAATGGTGCTGGTCTTGCTATGGCAACGATGGACATCATTAAACATTACGGCGGCGACCCGGCTAACTTCCTTGACGTTGGGGGCGGCGCGACTACTGAGAAGGTAACAGAAGCATTCAAGATTATTCTTTCTGACCAAAATGTTAAAGGAATCTTTGTTAACATTTTCGGTGGAATTATGAAATGTGATATTATCGCGAACGGCGTTGTTGAAGCAACGAAACAAGTTGGTCTTGAGTTACCTCTTGTTGTGCGTTTAGAAGGTACGAACGTTGATCTTGGTAAAAAGATTCTTAAAGAATCTGGTCTAAACATTACAGCTGCTGATTCTATGGCTGATGGAGCAGAGAAGATCGTAGCTTTAGTAAAGTAA